Sequence from the Sphingobacteriaceae bacterium GW460-11-11-14-LB5 genome:
TATCGGACAAGGTGCTTACCTGGTTAATTCGAGGGCAGAAGCCGCATGGAAAAACCTAAATGAAATACCCAATCAGATTAGATACATCAGAAATAACAACCGGATTCAGGGTAGCGTGTTTTTTAGTTCCAAATCGTTAAGTACGGTTGCTAAGGCCGTTGGCGATTCGCTAAAGAACGATTTTTATAAATACCCTGCTTTACCGCCACAAATGCCATGGCTGGATGAGGTGCCGCCAAATGAGCCTCAGGCTTTAACGGCTGATGCGTTAAAAGATGGTGTACATTTAAAATGGCAACTTCCGTTAAAGGCAAAAGATGGAGAAACGGCTTCGGGATTTGTAATTTACCGGTTTAGTGAAGGAGAGAAAATCTCGATTCTCGACCCGAAGAATATTGTTAAAATAAGCTTTGAAGATTATCTTTCATTTATTGATACCAGTGTAGAAAGTGGAAAGCGGTATAGCTATCTGGTAACGGCGCTAGACCGGTTAAAAAATGAAAGTGAACCTAGCGGGCCTGTTGGCATTGAGGTCCCGTTAGCGAAGGAGTAACAGGCTTTATTCATCCTTTTTATTGGTCGATTCTCTTTCCACAACAGCTGGATCGAGCACAATATGTTCCATATTGGCGTATGGGCTCTCCTGATTAATCATTTTCAGAAACATTTTAGCGCATTCTTTGCCCATTTGTGGTGCATGCTGATCAATGGTTGACAGGTTAGGTGTAATGTAAGCGGAGAACGCCTCATTGGCGAAACCAATTACGCCAACTTCAGGCGGTGTTTCATCAATCTCTTTAAGTTTTTTAATTACGCCCAGTGCCGTAAAATCATCACCTGCAATAATAGCATCGGGTTTGTTTCTGCTGCGCATTAACTTGCCCGCACCAAACCGACCATCTTTAATGGATAAACCTCCGAAAATAATATGCTCTTCTATTAGTGGAAGATGATGGTCTGCTAAAGCGGCTTTGTACCCTTCTAACCGATCGTTAAATATTTTAATCTGATGAACGGTGGTTACAAATGCAATTTTTTTATAGCCCTGATCGATTAAATGTTTCGTAGCGATATAACCTGCCTTGAAATCATCAAGCGTAATGGTAGGGACTTTTAATGCTACGTTTACACGATCGAATAGTATAAGGGGTTTATTTTGTTTAATAATTTCGGCAAAGTGCGAAACATTCTCTGTTTCTAAAGACATGGAGGCCATAATGCCGTCTACCTGCGCCTCCAGCAAGGTTTTTACACCATTTATTTCGTTCTCTACAGATTCGTTGGATTGATAGATAATAACGCGATAGCCGCTGTCTTTCAGGCCATCTTCTATACAATGGATGATAGATGCAAAAAAATGTGCCTGTACACTGGGCACAATTACACCAATGATATGGGTTTTACCAGATTTTAATGCAGATGCGAGTTTATTCGGGCTATAATTTAATTTTTTAGCCATTTCAACAACAGCCTTTCTGGTCGTATCACTTATCGCCGGAAACCCGCTAAGCGCCCTTGAAACAGTTGATACTGTAATATCAAGCTCCTTTGCTATATCATATATGGTGGTTTTCTTTTTCAATTGCAGAGGGGGACAATCAATTCTAGCGTAAATTTACTAAACCTTAATAATAATGTTCTTTTTATACATAAAATATAACAAAACATAAAAACCGAGCACATAGGTTATGGCCCAAACTAAGGAGGCATTTATGGGACTAAAAAACGGAGTATAGCAGGTTTCGTAAAATCGGACTAATAGTCCTGTTTTTGTACCGTCAGGTTTGGTAATCTGGATGAGATTTAATACCCGGGGCATTAATCCTGCTAAGAAAAAAACGGTTATGGCATTTACACCATAAACAACAAATGGAGTGGTGAATTTTTTATAACCCTGAACATCGATGATCCAGTAACAAAGTGCCAAGCCTATAGAAGCCAACCCACCTGCATAGAGTACATATGAGCTTGTCCACAGGGCTTTGTTAATCGGGAATTGTAAATCCCAAAGCAAACCTAAAATTACCGAGGTTATGCCGGTCGTGAATAACCAGGCCACCTTAGTTGGATTGTCTACATCCTTTCTGCGCATCCAAACACCAACCAGAATGCCAAATAAGCAGGTTCCTATTGCAGGTAATGTACTTAGAATGCCCTCCGGATCCCAAGTTTTAGATGATGCCCAGGTATGTGCTTCGGTTAAAATTCCGCGGTCGATCCAGGCGGCCAGGTTGGTTTCTTTTTCGAGGTTTGGGTAACCCACCCCAGGAACCGGAATAAAGGTCATTAAGGCCCAATAAACAGCAAGTATTACAATTAATGTTTTGAATATCGTTTTGTTAGATACCTTGATGAAAATGATACTGCTGATGATGAAAACTATGCCGATTCTTTGTAAAACACCCAAAAGCCTTACTGTTTGAAAAGCCTCCCAGATAGATCTGCCATCTATTATGGCGCTGATGATTTTCCCGAAAATGGCCAGGAAAAACCCGAGTAAATAAAGTATAATGCCACGTTTAATGGCTTTTATGATTGTTTTTTGATGGGTGGTTGGGTCTGTTTTGCTGCTGCTCATGGCAAACGCAATGGATACACCAACAATCCATAAAAAGAATGGGAAAATTAAATCGGTGGGTGTACATCCATTCCATTCCGCATGCTCTAAAGGTGCGTAAATATGCCCCCAGCTGCCCGGATTGTTCACTAAGATCATTGCGGCTACGGTTAACCCCCTGAAAAAATCAAGAGATAGTAAACGTTGTTTAGGTTCGGTCATGGCTAGTTTGTTTGGGGTTCAGCAAACTAATTTAGAGTATTGTTTTTAGAATGAGAAATAATTGGATCACTACTAAGTTTGGGAAGATGCTTTTTCATCCTGAACAAAGTGAAGGATCTTTTGCAAAGTTGCCATATGGTGTCGATGAGTTTTGTCTGATTAACTTTTGTGGTTTATCGTTACAGATGCTTCGCTAAGCCCAGCATGACAACAGAGGAGAATGCTGCTTTTTGCCATACAACGACTCGGAAAACCTCATTGAAACCTGATTCTCTTACGAAAAATTTGGATCATCATAGCAAAGTCCTATGTTCAATAAACCTGACCGACAGCGTTATCCCGATTTAAGATTAATTTGTTTTTATCGTTTTTTATCGGGATTAAGCAAAGGGCAGGACTAGCGAGACCGATGTAGTACAGGCACTGCTTTCCAAAAAAGAGTTGCTTTTTTCAGCATATAGATATCTCCATTTCGTTACTCTTCAGTCGAGACGATAAGACTTTCTTGAGATGCTTCGCTATGCTCGGCATGACCATTTGTCGAGGCTAAACCTCGAGGGCAAAAAAAAACCTGCTTCGAATGAACGAAGCAGGATTACTATTTATTTTCTTTTTTAATTAATCTTCAAATTTCCAACGTACAAAAGCTTCCATTGCTTCGTATTCTGCAAGGCCAAGCTCATCGTAAGCTTTTGCTGTATCGCGATTACGGTCTTCGGCACGTTGCCAGAATTCCCTTGAATCATCACCAGGGAAAACTGCCCGGTCTTTTTGGCTCTGGTGTTTGAAAATAGCATATTTTTTACGCTCAAGCTCTTGTGGCGAAATTGGAACGGCCATTTCGATTTCATGCGTTTCAAATTCGTGCCATGCACCACGGTACATCCACAACCAGCAATCTTGTGCCCAGGCTTCGGTTTTACGTAAGCGCTTTAATGCTTCTAAAATAATATTGAAACAAACAATATGCGTTCCGTGTGGATCTTCAAAATCGCCTGCTGCATAAACCTGTTGAGGTTTAACTTTTTGTAATAATTCTATTGTAAGTTCGATATCCGCATCAGTTACCGGGTTTTTCTGAACCTTTCCACTTTCGTAGAAAGGAAGTGCCTGGAAATGGATATGATCATCTTCAAGACCGCAATATCTTGCGCCGGCAATAGCTTCACCTTTTCTGATCAGTCCTTTAACTGTTTGGATCTCTGGAGTATCAATCTGGTTTGGTTTTTTCTGCTCAATAAAGGCTCTCATTTTGTTATAAAGATCCTTTAAGTGCGTATTGTCCATGCCCATTTTCTCTGTGAAATCTACATTGAACTCCACAAAACGCAATGCATCGTCATCCCAAACTGCGGTATTACCTGAAGTTTGGTAAGCGACATGTACATCATGTCCCTGGTCAACCAGGCGGAGAAAAGTACCGCCCATCGAGATCACATCATCATCAGGGTGAGGAGAGAAAATAATGACTCTCTTCTTCGCTGGTTCTGCTCTTTCCGGACGTTGAGAATCATCAGCGTTCGGTTTGCCACCTGGCCAGCCGGTAATGGTGTGCTGTAATTTATTGAAAATATGAATATTGATATTGTACACTGGTCCTTTTTCAGTTGCCAGTTGCGCCATACCATTATTGTTGTAATCGTCTTCCGTTAATTTTAAGATCGGTTTTTTCAAGGTGTTGGCCAACCAGATCACCGCTTTGCGGATCAAGGCATCGGTCCAAACGCAATCTTTAACCAACCATGGTGTGTAAAAACGAGTTAATTCTGATGCTGCAGGTGCATCAAGGATAAACTCCACATGGTCAGAAAGCTGAAGGAAAGTTGCCGGAACATCGCCTGAAATTTCGCCTTCAACTGCTTTTTTGATGATCGAAGCTTTTTTACGGCTCCAGGCCATTAATATAATTTCCCTTGCTTTGAAAATTGTACCAATACCCATGGTAATGGCTTTTGTGGGTACAAAGGTTTTTCCACCGAAATCGCGTGCAGCATCACGACGGGTTAAATCATCTAAGGTAACTAAACGGGTACCAGAATTTGGTGCAGAGCCCGGCTCGTTAAATCCGATGTGACCTGTACGACCGATACCTAAAATCTGGATATCAAGACCACCAAGATCACCTATTTTTTTTTCGTATTCCAGACAGAAAGCAGGAATGTCTTCCAGTGCAAGCGTGCCATCAGGGATGTGAACGTTCTTCTTATCAATGTCGATATGATTGAAAAGGTTTTCGTTCATAAACGTAACATAACTTTGTGCCGCAGTTGGCGCCATTGGATAGTATTCATCCAGGTTGAAAGTAATTACGTTTTTAAAACTCAAGCCCTCTTCTTTGTGCAGTCTAACCAGTTCGGCATAAACTGCAATTGGAGTAACACCTGTTGCTAAGCCCAGTACTGCAGGTGTGTTGTTTGCTTGTTTTGATTTAATGAGCTCGGCAATGCGGTGTGCTACATTAATTGAAGCAATTTTTGGATTTTCGAACACGCTTACCGGTAATTTCTCGAAACGTGTCTCCTCCAGTAGATTTAATCTAGCCATTTTTTTTATATGGATTTTAATGTACGGAGCAGTAAATATAGAGAGTTATGCCCAATTTGTAACAAAGGTTATTTACTTTTATTGCAAGTATTTATATAAAATTCGATTAAAGGGGCAGACAAACGTTTGATCTTTTTCAGATAAAAAACCAATATGAACACACAGATTGAAAAGTTGTATTCGAAAGCAGCGAAATCGGAACGGTTAATTATAGGATTGATGAGTGGCACATCAATGGATGGGCTGGATATTGCGCTTTGTTTGGTTAAAGGAAGCGGTGCCGATACCGATATCCAAATTTTAGAATTTAAAACCGGCAATTATTCCGATGATTTCAGGGCCAAAATAAAAGCCGTTTTTTCTAAAAAAGAAGTCGACTTACAGCTGGTATGCCTGATGAACGAACATATTGCAAATACCCATGCACAGCTCATAAACGAAGCGCTAAAAGAATGGGGTTATCAAAATGAAGCTATCGATTTTATTGCCAGCCACGGCCAAACGATTTTTCATGCGCCAAAATCTCTGCATCAACTGGCCGATTACCCCAATGGTACCTTACAAATTGGTGATGGTGATCATATTGCATTAAGGACTGGAATCATCACCCTTTCTGATTTTAGGCAAAAACATTTGGCTGCCGGGGGCGAAGGTGCGCCATTGGCTGTGTATGGCGATTATTTGATCTTTTCGAAAGCCGGTGAAGATCGGGTGATGTTAAATATAGGTGGCATAGCAAATTTCACTTATTTACCAGGAAGTACCGATGCCAGTGAAATTTTTTCGACGGATGTTGGCCCCGGAAATACCTTGATGGATCAGTATATGCAAAAGCACTTTAATCAATTTTATGATAAAAATGCCGCTGTCGCTTTGGCTGGCGAATTTAATTCCAGTCTATTGGCTGCGCTGTTAAATTGCAGCTTCTTTGATTTAGATTTCCCTAAAACGACGGGGCCGGAGCTATTTAATCTGGAATATTTAATCCGCGCACAAGAACAGTCTTCAACAACAAATTTAAGTAAGGAAGATGTGATGGCTACCCTATGCCATTTTTCTGCAGAAACCACTACCAATGCAATTAAACGTTGTTTTGGTGATGATGCTAAAGCACAGGTTTTTATGAGTGGCGGCGGAATGCATAATCCTTTACTGGTGCAGCTTCTTCAAAGCAAGCTACCTTATTGCAAATTCCAAACCACTGATGATTTAAATATTAATCCCGATGCAAAAGAGGCTGTTTTGTTTGCTGTGTTAGCCAATGAAACCCTTTGCGGAAAACCGATCAGTTTTGGAAACAGGCAAGGTGTACCCTCGGTTTGCATGGGTAAAATTAGTTTGCCAGCTTAATAAAATATGATCGTTTTACGAATTGTAAAGCAGTTTGTACCTGTTAAAAATTTGGTTTGTGCGGTATTTTGTTAAATTTGTTTTAACACTAATCTTCTAACAAAACCAAATTTTATGGAAAAAAGTTACCTAAAATGGTCACCAGGATTCTTCGCGATTTTGTTGATCCCATTTCTGCTGCTCTTATTTACAGGAATGGCACAGGCACAAAACAAACGGTATACCATAAGTGGTAAGGTTACCGATGCCTCTAATAACAGTCCTGTCCCTGGCGCTGTTGTAAAAATTATGAATACCAATCTCGTAACAAGCACAAGTTCATCCGGGACGTATAGCTTTTCGGTTGATTTGGCGCCGGGTAAATACCAGATACAGATTTCTTTTATCGGCTTTAAATCAAATATCGAATCTGTAATACTTGGCGATAATACCACCGTTCAGGCCAATAGTGCTTTAAGTGGCGATGCAGTGGGGCTGGATGAAGTTATTGTTACGGGTACCTCTCAGGGAACTACCCGTAAACAGCTCGGTAGTTATGTGAGTACAGTAAAGGGTGATGATTTAAATAAAGCACCTAGTGGAAATGCCCTGGCCTCACTACAAGGTAAAACACCTGGTGCACAGATTAGTCAAAACTCCGGTGATCCGGCAGGAGGGATATCTGTTCGTTTAAGAGGGGTAAGCTCGGTTAACTCATCTTCTGAGCCACTATACATCATCGATGGTGTAATTGTAAACAATTCTACAACCAGAGTAACCAATACCTCAGCCAATTATGATGGTGGAAACTTTGTTGGAAGTATTGGACAAAACCGGATGGTGGATATCAGCCCGTCTGATATTGATCATATTGAGGTTTTAAATGGTGCTGCCGCTGCAGCAATCTACGGATCGAGGGCAAATGCAGGCGTAATCCAGATTTTTACCAAGAGAGGTAAAACCGGCGAGCCGCAAGTGAGCTTTAGCACAAGTTTAACAATCAGCGAGCTTCGTAAACAAATTGAGGTAAACCAGGCGCCTGTTCGGTTTGGGGACAATGCGAACTCTGTGACGCAAGATGTTATTCAAACAGTTCCACCCACTCCTGGTGCCACTCCTGTTTTACAGACCGCGAAAACTCCAGTTACCAGATATAACTATCAGGACTATATTTTTCATACCGGTGTAGGTACTGATAATTCCGTTTCTGTTTCAGGTGGAAACGATAATACCAAGTTTTACACCTCGGCAGGGTATTTTTTAAATCAAGGGATTATAAAGAATACAGATTTCAAAAGAATGAACTTCAGGGCAAACCTGGATCAAAAGATTAATAACTGGGCTAAAATGACCGCTGGCTTTAATTATATACACAGTGATGCCAACGAAAAACCAGATGGGAATTCATTCTTTTCACCAATGAACTCAGTTACTATTATTGGTAATTTTCACGACATTTTTGCAAGAGATGTACTTGGTAACTTACAGGCTGTTGGCGAACGCGGCCGTGTAAATCCGGTTTCTGTTATTGAAGATATCAAGCAGCGCCAGTTTACCAATCGTATTATTGCCAATTTAGGCTTAAAGCTTAACCCGGTAAAAAACCTAACTATCGATTACACCATGGGGGTTGATAATTCAATTCAAAACGGAACAACATTTATTCCGCCCTTTACCTATAATGTAAGTACGGGTTTTTATGGTGGCGGAGCTAGTTTAGACCCGTCGTTAAATGGTTATGCGAGTGCGGCAAATGCCACTACCACACTATTTAATAATGAATTAAATTTTACCTACGATGCAAAAATATCTGATCTGTTAAGTTCTACAACGCAATTGGGTGGTTCTTATCAATATCAAAAAGACCTGTACAGTTTGCTAAACGGACGTGGGTTAGCGCCTTTTGTTCAGGTGGTAAACGGAGCAAGTACTGTTTTGGCAAATGTTGATAGTCGTTCAGAATTTTCCATTAGCGGCGCTTATTTACAACAAAATTTTAAATATAAAGACCATTTGTTTGTAACTGGAGCCATTAGAGTAGATCAATCTACTGTATTTGGGGAAGACAATAGAACGCAATTTTATCCTAAGGCTAATGTGAGTTATGTATTGTCATCTGCCGATTATTGGAAAGATTTTGGTGTATCATCATGGTGGAATGCTTTCAAACTAAGAGCCGCTTATGGCCAGTCAGGAAATTTAACAGGGATTGGCGCATACGATCGTTTCAACATTTATTCACCAAGTGCGCTAAACAGCAAAACATCTTTAACCTCTTTAGCAACATTGGCTAATACTGGTGTAAAACCAGAGCGCCAGAAAGAGCTTGAAATCGGTACAGATATGTCATTTTTTAACAATCGCTTAGGTTTAACTTTTAGTTATTATAATAAAAACGTAACTGATTTATTATTACCGGTTGTAATTGCGCCAACAACTGGTTTTTCTAGTCTGTTAGACAATATCAGCGGTACTTTAAAAAATAAAGGGATCGAGTTAATGCTTACCGGTGTGCCAGTTAAAACGGAAGACTTTAGCTGGACATCGACCCTGATCTACAACAGAAATAGAAATAAAATTGAGGGTTCAGGTGCACAGAGATTAATTTCAACCAATGCTGGCGCACCTGTTTCCATCACTGATGGTTATCCGGTTGGTGTTTTTTATGGGACATATTTTGAGCGGACATCCACCGGAGATATTGCAACAAACCCTGCTGGTATTCCTTTAACTGCAGGTCAGGCTGCAGGTAATGTTTTGCGTAAAGTAATCGGCGATCCGAACCCAGATTATACAGGGTCTTTTGTCAACGATTTTACCTACAAAAAATTAAGCTTACACATTCAATTGGATGCTGTTCAAGGTGGGGATGTATGGAATGCGGATTGGAGAACTCGTCAAGGTGTAGGTAATGGCAAGGTTGCTGAAGCAGAGCAGCTGGGCCAATTGCCCAGAGGTTACGTGGCTGGTGCATATAATGTAGAAGAATGGCGTATTGACGACGGATCTTTTGTGAAATTGAGAGAGATTTCTTTAAGCTATAACATTGGAAAGGTAAAGTTTGTTAAAGATCTTACCATAAATATTAGTGGTAGAAACCTGGTTTCATGGGATAATTATAAGGGCTATGATCCAGAGTTAAATGCAGGTGGCCAATCAACAATTTTAAGAAATATCGATTTTGGTGCGGTACCGATTCCACGAACGTTTTCTTTCGGTTTACAAGCTAAGTTCTAATTAATTGAAAAAATAAATCATATTAAGATGAAAAATTCAAGATCAAAATATATTCACTACATATTTTTCTTTGCATTGGCCGTTTCACTGGCTGCTTGTAAAAAGGAATATTTAAATCCTAACGCTGCTGTGGCAGATGATGTGCTCCTTTCCGCGAGAGGTTTGACAGGGGTTACGGTTGGCCTTCAGAAGAATTTCTCCACAACAAGGGCAGGGCTACTGTATGCTGCAATTACTGTTAATGGTATTACTACCAATGAGTTAATTTCTGTTAATACAGGAAATACCAATGAAGATCGGTTAATGACAGGCGGAGTGCAGGTAGATGGTGCAAATTCGGTATTGTTAAATGTTTGGACCAGTTCAAATAAAATCATCTACGATGCAGATAATGTGATTAATAATGCGGCTAATCTTGGCGATAAAGGTTTGGCTTCGGGTTTAATTGCACATGCCAGTATTTTTAAAGCTCTGGCTTTAGGTAATTTGTCGGAATTTTGGGAAAAAGTTCCAGCAGGAACGGGGCAAAATGTAACTTTTATAACAAGGACGGAGGGTTTTAATAAAGCTATTGCAACTATTGATAATGCTTTGGCCTTGATT
This genomic interval carries:
- a CDS encoding LacI family transcriptional regulator, with product MKKKTTIYDIAKELDITVSTVSRALSGFPAISDTTRKAVVEMAKKLNYSPNKLASALKSGKTHIIGVIVPSVQAHFFASIIHCIEDGLKDSGYRVIIYQSNESVENEINGVKTLLEAQVDGIMASMSLETENVSHFAEIIKQNKPLILFDRVNVALKVPTITLDDFKAGYIATKHLIDQGYKKIAFVTTVHQIKIFNDRLEGYKAALADHHLPLIEEHIIFGGLSIKDGRFGAGKLMRSRNKPDAIIAGDDFTALGVIKKLKEIDETPPEVGVIGFANEAFSAYITPNLSTIDQHAPQMGKECAKMFLKMINQESPYANMEHIVLDPAVVERESTNKKDE
- a CDS encoding DUF5009 domain-containing protein; its protein translation is MTEPKQRLLSLDFFRGLTVAAMILVNNPGSWGHIYAPLEHAEWNGCTPTDLIFPFFLWIVGVSIAFAMSSSKTDPTTHQKTIIKAIKRGIILYLLGFFLAIFGKIISAIIDGRSIWEAFQTVRLLGVLQRIGIVFIISSIIFIKVSNKTIFKTLIVILAVYWALMTFIPVPGVGYPNLEKETNLAAWIDRGILTEAHTWASSKTWDPEGILSTLPAIGTCLFGILVGVWMRRKDVDNPTKVAWLFTTGITSVILGLLWDLQFPINKALWTSSYVLYAGGLASIGLALCYWIIDVQGYKKFTTPFVVYGVNAITVFFLAGLMPRVLNLIQITKPDGTKTGLLVRFYETCYTPFFSPINASLVWAITYVLGFYVLLYFMYKKNIIIKV
- a CDS encoding glucosamine-6-phosphate deaminase — translated: MARLNLLEETRFEKLPVSVFENPKIASINVAHRIAELIKSKQANNTPAVLGLATGVTPIAVYAELVRLHKEEGLSFKNVITFNLDEYYPMAPTAAQSYVTFMNENLFNHIDIDKKNVHIPDGTLALEDIPAFCLEYEKKIGDLGGLDIQILGIGRTGHIGFNEPGSAPNSGTRLVTLDDLTRRDAARDFGGKTFVPTKAITMGIGTIFKAREIILMAWSRKKASIIKKAVEGEISGDVPATFLQLSDHVEFILDAPAASELTRFYTPWLVKDCVWTDALIRKAVIWLANTLKKPILKLTEDDYNNNGMAQLATEKGPVYNINIHIFNKLQHTITGWPGGKPNADDSQRPERAEPAKKRVIIFSPHPDDDVISMGGTFLRLVDQGHDVHVAYQTSGNTAVWDDDALRFVEFNVDFTEKMGMDNTHLKDLYNKMRAFIEQKKPNQIDTPEIQTVKGLIRKGEAIAGARYCGLEDDHIHFQALPFYESGKVQKNPVTDADIELTIELLQKVKPQQVYAAGDFEDPHGTHIVCFNIILEALKRLRKTEAWAQDCWLWMYRGAWHEFETHEIEMAVPISPQELERKKYAIFKHQSQKDRAVFPGDDSREFWQRAEDRNRDTAKAYDELGLAEYEAMEAFVRWKFED
- a CDS encoding anhydro-N-acetylmuramic acid kinase, which translates into the protein MNTQIEKLYSKAAKSERLIIGLMSGTSMDGLDIALCLVKGSGADTDIQILEFKTGNYSDDFRAKIKAVFSKKEVDLQLVCLMNEHIANTHAQLINEALKEWGYQNEAIDFIASHGQTIFHAPKSLHQLADYPNGTLQIGDGDHIALRTGIITLSDFRQKHLAAGGEGAPLAVYGDYLIFSKAGEDRVMLNIGGIANFTYLPGSTDASEIFSTDVGPGNTLMDQYMQKHFNQFYDKNAAVALAGEFNSSLLAALLNCSFFDLDFPKTTGPELFNLEYLIRAQEQSSTTNLSKEDVMATLCHFSAETTTNAIKRCFGDDAKAQVFMSGGGMHNPLLVQLLQSKLPYCKFQTTDDLNINPDAKEAVLFAVLANETLCGKPISFGNRQGVPSVCMGKISLPA
- a CDS encoding SusC/RagA family TonB-linked outer membrane protein, which encodes MEKSYLKWSPGFFAILLIPFLLLLFTGMAQAQNKRYTISGKVTDASNNSPVPGAVVKIMNTNLVTSTSSSGTYSFSVDLAPGKYQIQISFIGFKSNIESVILGDNTTVQANSALSGDAVGLDEVIVTGTSQGTTRKQLGSYVSTVKGDDLNKAPSGNALASLQGKTPGAQISQNSGDPAGGISVRLRGVSSVNSSSEPLYIIDGVIVNNSTTRVTNTSANYDGGNFVGSIGQNRMVDISPSDIDHIEVLNGAAAAAIYGSRANAGVIQIFTKRGKTGEPQVSFSTSLTISELRKQIEVNQAPVRFGDNANSVTQDVIQTVPPTPGATPVLQTAKTPVTRYNYQDYIFHTGVGTDNSVSVSGGNDNTKFYTSAGYFLNQGIIKNTDFKRMNFRANLDQKINNWAKMTAGFNYIHSDANEKPDGNSFFSPMNSVTIIGNFHDIFARDVLGNLQAVGERGRVNPVSVIEDIKQRQFTNRIIANLGLKLNPVKNLTIDYTMGVDNSIQNGTTFIPPFTYNVSTGFYGGGASLDPSLNGYASAANATTTLFNNELNFTYDAKISDLLSSTTQLGGSYQYQKDLYSLLNGRGLAPFVQVVNGASTVLANVDSRSEFSISGAYLQQNFKYKDHLFVTGAIRVDQSTVFGEDNRTQFYPKANVSYVLSSADYWKDFGVSSWWNAFKLRAAYGQSGNLTGIGAYDRFNIYSPSALNSKTSLTSLATLANTGVKPERQKELEIGTDMSFFNNRLGLTFSYYNKNVTDLLLPVVIAPTTGFSSLLDNISGTLKNKGIELMLTGVPVKTEDFSWTSTLIYNRNRNKIEGSGAQRLISTNAGAPVSITDGYPVGVFYGTYFERTSTGDIATNPAGIPLTAGQAAGNVLRKVIGDPNPDYTGSFVNDFTYKKLSLHIQLDAVQGGDVWNADWRTRQGVGNGKVAEAEQLGQLPRGYVAGAYNVEEWRIDDGSFVKLREISLSYNIGKVKFVKDLTINISGRNLVSWDNYKGYDPELNAGGQSTILRNIDFGAVPIPRTFSFGLQAKF